A stretch of Candidatus Paceibacter sp. DNA encodes these proteins:
- a CDS encoding SHOCT domain-containing protein, translating into MMGMMNMMGGGMMGGRYYGGDWSNFMNFSDTNNMMSYGFGPSFLFVGWIFAVLWHILIIVGIVVLIKWLWGKMGGASSSAVNILKERYAKGEITKHEFEERKKDLR; encoded by the coding sequence ATGATGGGAATGATGAATATGATGGGCGGCGGGATGATGGGCGGCCGTTATTATGGCGGCGATTGGTCGAATTTTATGAACTTTAGCGACACAAATAATATGATGAGTTACGGTTTCGGGCCCTCGTTTCTTTTCGTCGGCTGGATATTCGCCGTTTTGTGGCACATCCTTATAATCGTGGGCATCGTCGTTCTGATAAAATGGCTGTGGGGCAAAATGGGCGGCGCATCTTCATCGGCCGTTAATATTCTCAAAGAACGCTATGCCAAAGGCGAAATAACCAAGCACGAATTCGAAGAGAGGAAGAAAGATTTGAGGTAA